The following proteins are co-located in the Corynebacterium kalinowskii genome:
- a CDS encoding DEAD/DEAH box helicase → MRYILKDYQADASTKLVKHLSDFADNYRRNGTVGAVGLAAITGAGKTVIAASVIEAILKGTGDEPADPSAVFLWVSDSEDLNEQSRWRIMQASSELDALTENITTSFREPKLRRGRVYFLNVQKLGKNSTLARQRYRVADPQQQMLGSMPAPDSGEVDLWRVIGNTIDDPDTTVYLIIDEAHRGMSSTKKASEERSTIVQTLMKGAPATALAEATPAMPIVLGISATIKRFNDVIAQSPGRVAVSVEVDPYKVQASGLVKDTITLHIPTEDGVYEEILLRSGTKSLMQFDHAWGGYVASQPDEKPVDPLMVVQVPNKVTDLQIEQYMSIIMDTWPALGVGAFAHVLGDKRSIPALGVLVDYVEPERIQDTREIRVVFAKEAISTGWDCPRAEVMVSFRPAKDLVHITQLLGRMLRTPLARSIDGNDFLNSTLCILPYFDRSNAVAVANKVAYGGTSFDESDPTTEKLRRVLINPVDLHPIEGEVADRVWECFESLPTDAVPKGTSNPIRLLQELAYELGVDGIVEDPKKTAFKSLCLALDYQYADNEDLVKDVEHDIWNLEAEYLQFRLGIANENSKTKVRSAEHGEEVTYRADANVVREAAKKAGRTFSPELVTKYVSYRKQQDASGRDLVEVFQEAQVRIAALARVEKTRDAVLGKATEIIHQWQEQFRVEMKILPETRLAKYEEIFEKTDVPTRMVLRKPANAQAETMMSQVDSFGKTVGEPVAIPLFEGHVLVDERNLYPAILNDLENTVVETEMARQESVAWLRNRSSGAGSFTIGYRNAVGDWSSLHPDFLFFSEVGGAVRASIVDPHSHHLADALPKLHGLVRFYEIDPGAWWRVEALTDLGQGDIRGIDLTKQTVRDAIRNAQSAEELYRDEGLSFKYAT, encoded by the coding sequence ATGCGCTACATCCTGAAGGACTACCAAGCAGACGCCTCCACAAAGCTCGTTAAGCACTTGAGTGATTTTGCAGATAACTATCGGAGGAACGGCACTGTCGGCGCTGTAGGACTTGCAGCTATCACGGGTGCTGGTAAAACGGTCATCGCAGCCAGCGTGATCGAAGCAATCCTAAAAGGTACCGGCGATGAGCCAGCCGACCCTTCCGCAGTGTTCCTCTGGGTTTCCGACTCGGAGGATCTGAACGAGCAGTCTCGATGGCGCATTATGCAAGCCTCTAGCGAACTTGATGCACTCACGGAGAACATCACCACCAGCTTTAGAGAACCAAAGCTGCGACGCGGTAGAGTGTATTTCCTTAATGTCCAGAAACTCGGTAAGAATTCGACTCTTGCCCGGCAACGCTACCGTGTGGCTGATCCGCAACAGCAGATGCTCGGTTCGATGCCCGCACCGGATTCCGGCGAGGTGGATTTGTGGCGGGTGATCGGAAACACGATCGATGACCCGGATACGACCGTGTATTTGATTATTGATGAGGCTCACCGTGGCATGAGTAGTACGAAGAAGGCTTCGGAGGAACGTTCGACTATCGTGCAAACCCTCATGAAGGGTGCGCCTGCTACCGCGTTGGCGGAGGCAACTCCCGCGATGCCGATTGTTTTGGGTATCTCTGCAACTATCAAGCGATTTAACGACGTTATTGCACAGTCTCCGGGGCGAGTGGCTGTCTCGGTGGAGGTGGATCCGTACAAGGTGCAGGCATCGGGTCTTGTCAAGGACACCATTACGTTGCATATCCCGACTGAAGACGGTGTTTACGAAGAAATCTTGCTGCGCTCGGGTACGAAGTCGCTGATGCAGTTTGATCATGCTTGGGGTGGCTATGTGGCGTCCCAACCGGATGAAAAGCCGGTTGACCCGTTGATGGTGGTGCAGGTGCCCAACAAGGTTACTGATCTGCAGATTGAGCAGTATATGAGCATTATTATGGATACCTGGCCTGCGCTGGGGGTGGGTGCATTTGCTCATGTGTTGGGTGACAAGAGGTCGATTCCTGCCTTGGGCGTGCTCGTTGACTATGTGGAGCCGGAGCGTATCCAAGACACCCGCGAGATCCGTGTTGTTTTTGCTAAGGAAGCGATTTCCACGGGTTGGGATTGTCCACGTGCTGAAGTGATGGTCTCGTTTAGGCCAGCTAAGGATTTGGTGCACATCACGCAGTTGTTGGGTCGTATGCTGCGCACGCCCTTGGCTCGGAGCATTGACGGCAATGATTTTTTGAATTCGACGTTGTGTATCTTGCCGTACTTCGACCGGTCAAACGCGGTGGCGGTGGCGAACAAGGTTGCTTATGGTGGAACCTCGTTTGATGAATCCGATCCCACAACAGAGAAACTGCGAAGGGTGCTCATTAACCCCGTTGATCTCCATCCCATCGAAGGTGAAGTGGCCGATCGGGTGTGGGAGTGTTTTGAGTCCTTGCCGACTGATGCGGTGCCGAAGGGCACCTCGAATCCGATTCGTCTCCTCCAAGAGCTGGCATATGAGTTAGGCGTCGATGGCATTGTGGAAGATCCGAAAAAGACAGCCTTCAAGTCGCTCTGCCTAGCTTTGGATTATCAGTACGCGGATAACGAAGATCTCGTCAAGGACGTGGAGCACGATATTTGGAACTTGGAGGCTGAGTATCTGCAATTCCGACTAGGCATCGCGAACGAAAACTCGAAAACGAAGGTTCGCTCAGCAGAGCATGGCGAGGAGGTCACATATCGCGCCGATGCGAACGTCGTTCGGGAGGCAGCAAAGAAGGCTGGTCGGACATTTAGCCCTGAGTTAGTCACTAAGTACGTCAGCTATCGAAAACAGCAGGATGCCAGTGGTCGTGATCTAGTGGAGGTATTCCAGGAAGCGCAGGTGCGTATCGCGGCTCTTGCTCGAGTAGAGAAAACTCGGGATGCGGTATTGGGTAAGGCTACGGAGATTATTCATCAGTGGCAGGAACAGTTCCGGGTGGAAATGAAGATTCTCCCGGAGACTCGACTTGCCAAGTATGAGGAGATTTTCGAAAAGACTGATGTGCCAACGCGAATGGTGCTGCGCAAGCCTGCCAATGCTCAGGCTGAAACTATGATGTCGCAGGTTGATTCTTTCGGCAAAACGGTCGGGGAGCCAGTTGCAATTCCGCTGTTTGAGGGGCATGTGCTCGTCGATGAGCGCAATTTGTATCCAGCAATTCTGAACGACTTGGAAAACACCGTGGTTGAAACTGAAATGGCTCGGCAGGAGAGCGTAGCGTGGCTGCGGAACCGTTCATCAGGTGCTGGATCGTTTACGATCGGTTACCGTAATGCGGTTGGCGATTGGTCGAGTTTGCATCCGGATTTCCTATTCTTTTCTGAGGTGGGCGGTGCAGTCCGGGCGAGCATCGTGGATCCGCATAGTCACCACTTGGCTGATGCGCTGCCGAAGCTGCACGGATTGGTCAGATTCTATGAGATTGACCCGGGAGCGTGGTGGCGTGTCGAAGCATTAACGGATCTGGGGCAGGGGGATATCCGAGGAATCGACTTAACCAAACAAACGGTGAGGGACGCAATTCGTAATGCGCAATCAGCGGAGGAACTCTATCGAGACGAAGGACTATCCTTTAAGTACGCGACTTAG
- a CDS encoding cytochrome c-type biogenesis protein, which produces MITLAQAATTVTQTVTETLTVTQTPSPVFVPVQQPAVEQGTNWSLWISIFALLVAGLSLLWNIISWRNSGARLKVRLSAGFISDRNDSVDAVGVIIENAGRLTTTINVLKFPYRQAGIKKFIHFDSSSFMYGCELPQSLAPGERVTYLLKDEVLIETLKRCNVNARQLSLVVSTGHADFNVQIPEKVLAYIDGLR; this is translated from the coding sequence GTGATAACTCTCGCTCAAGCAGCAACCACGGTGACGCAGACCGTCACGGAGACCCTAACCGTGACGCAGACTCCGAGTCCGGTTTTCGTTCCTGTTCAGCAACCAGCGGTTGAGCAGGGGACTAACTGGTCGCTATGGATCTCTATCTTTGCTCTGTTGGTCGCCGGTCTGTCGTTGCTCTGGAATATCATTTCGTGGCGCAACAGCGGGGCAAGGCTAAAGGTTAGACTTAGTGCCGGATTTATTTCAGATCGAAATGACTCGGTCGATGCTGTTGGGGTAATAATCGAAAATGCGGGACGGCTCACAACTACGATCAATGTATTAAAGTTTCCTTATCGACAAGCTGGGATTAAGAAGTTCATTCACTTTGATTCCAGTTCATTTATGTATGGTTGTGAGCTTCCGCAATCACTGGCACCTGGTGAACGAGTGACCTACTTGCTGAAAGATGAAGTGCTAATTGAAACTTTGAAACGCTGCAATGTCAACGCGCGTCAACTCTCACTCGTGGTTTCAACTGGACATGCGGACTTTAATGTGCAGATACCTGAAAAGGTGCTTGCCTATATTGACGGACTCAGGTAG
- a CDS encoding dicarboxylate/amino acid:cation symporter yields the protein MAKNRWTSFGAQIGYGLVIGLGLGFVARGMSEGNWLTTALTEVGSAYVSLLKVLIPPLIVTAVVTSIANLRQVTNAARLAWRTILWFAITAFASVVAGIGVGLLVNPGQGSTVDASAAKAPSTVGSWWAFVQGLVPNNIMGLGVTVKESGAASVNFNVLQLLLISIVFGIAAIQVGKKAEPALELAASVLEIVQKVLWWIIRLAPIGTAALIGKAVAVYGWDAIGSLGKFVFAIYLGLVLVIGVIYPVILKAHGINIVQFFRKVWPVTSLGFVTRSSMGVMPVTQRVTEQALGVPRAYASFAVPLGATTKMDGCASIYPAIAAIFVSQFYGIPLHATDYLLIAFVSVIGSAATAGTTGATVMLTLTLSTLGLPLEGVGLLLAVDPIIDMGRTAVNVTGQALVPLIVSKREGIWERAVFEDSAATAR from the coding sequence ATGGCTAAAAATCGCTGGACAAGTTTTGGGGCACAGATCGGTTACGGCCTGGTCATCGGCTTGGGGCTGGGGTTCGTTGCGCGTGGCATGAGCGAAGGCAATTGGCTCACTACAGCTCTCACTGAGGTCGGTAGTGCTTATGTCAGCCTGCTGAAGGTCCTTATTCCGCCCCTCATCGTTACCGCTGTAGTAACTTCGATCGCCAACCTGCGTCAGGTGACCAATGCGGCGCGCTTGGCGTGGCGCACCATCCTGTGGTTTGCGATCACCGCGTTCGCTTCCGTTGTAGCGGGTATCGGCGTCGGCCTACTGGTGAACCCAGGTCAGGGTTCTACGGTGGACGCCTCCGCAGCTAAGGCTCCGAGCACTGTGGGCTCTTGGTGGGCGTTCGTGCAAGGTTTGGTCCCGAACAACATCATGGGTTTGGGGGTTACGGTGAAGGAGAGTGGCGCTGCGAGCGTCAACTTCAACGTGCTGCAGCTGCTGCTGATCTCCATTGTATTCGGCATCGCTGCTATTCAGGTGGGGAAGAAGGCAGAACCTGCGTTGGAACTAGCCGCAAGCGTGCTGGAGATCGTGCAGAAGGTGCTGTGGTGGATCATTCGCCTGGCACCGATTGGTACCGCAGCGCTGATCGGCAAGGCAGTGGCGGTTTACGGTTGGGATGCGATCGGATCTCTAGGCAAGTTCGTCTTCGCCATCTACTTGGGTCTCGTGCTGGTCATCGGCGTGATCTACCCGGTTATTCTCAAGGCACACGGCATAAATATCGTTCAGTTCTTCCGCAAGGTTTGGCCTGTGACCTCGCTTGGCTTCGTTACTCGCTCATCGATGGGTGTCATGCCGGTCACGCAACGCGTCACTGAACAGGCCCTCGGCGTCCCACGCGCTTATGCTTCCTTTGCCGTGCCACTCGGCGCCACGACAAAGATGGATGGTTGCGCCTCGATCTACCCGGCGATCGCTGCGATCTTTGTGTCCCAGTTCTACGGGATCCCGCTGCACGCCACGGACTATCTCCTCATCGCTTTCGTATCGGTGATTGGCTCTGCTGCTACTGCCGGTACTACGGGTGCCACGGTGATGCTCACGTTGACGCTGTCGACCTTGGGTCTGCCACTGGAGGGTGTTGGCCTGCTGCTCGCAGTGGATCCGATCATTGACATGGGACGCACGGCAGTCAACGTCACTGGTCAGGCGCTGGTGCCTCTGATCG